tcctcagctgctgtgtacaGATGATCTGACTgatcgctgttactgggaggttgaGTGGAAAGGAAACGTTGAtgtatcagtgagttacagaggaatcagcaggaaaggaggcagTGAAGACTGCGTGTTTGGgaggaatgatcagtcctggagtctggagTGCTCTGATGGTGGTTACTCTGTGTATCACAATAACAGTGGaacacccatctcctcctcctcttcttcctccttctcttcctcctcctcctctgtctctcacagagtagcagtgtatgtggactgtcctgctggcactctgtccttctacagagtctcttctgacacactgatccacctccacaccttcaacaccacattcattgaacctctgtgtgctgggtttagAGTCCAGTCTGGTTCAGCTTCTCTGTGTCGTCTGAGGAAGGAGAGTTTCCTCCTGACAGAGAAACTTTCTCATGTTTTTTCCATACCAACCTGATCTCTCACTGGTTGTAAATAGAGTTTGTAAAGCCAACATGGTTTCCACATGACtgacagttagttagtcagtcacatatatccacatttaaaaagctgtaaaacagaagctgattttCTCAGAGCAGATATCTCAGTCTGTTAGAGGACTGTTTGGAGGTTGgaaggtggtgactttgatccTTATGAGTCTCAGTCAATGTTCAAGTCCAACACccaaagtgaaactcagaagctctcagagagaaaaccacCAGCGGCTCAAAGTTTACTGAAACGTCAAGTTGTGAGCgagctttttaaacatgttggaaGAGTTTAGCCACTAACTATAACACACATAATGACAGGAAGTATCTGCTGGCCTATAGAGGAACGttgttctttctcctcttatttgcttttttttggcttcttgttcaatgacttgtttttttaatcatatagtGGATTCAGaaaccaacatgtttttatgtgtgtctctaCTGGATGTGTATGTACAGCTGTTAATCAACATGatgattcatccattcatccattcatagttgtgtctctaaaatgtcaggaaatagtgTAAATAGTGTGAAATGCTGGTTGTAATTGGACAGAGTCAAAGGCAGcgtctttaaatgtctcatttagtcTGAACTAAAGTCCACAacatcaaatattcagtttattatcatgtgagacaaagaaaagcttcaaaaggactaaaatgatgatgaagtgctgatttagtgttgatggataatcaatgaatggactaatagttgcagctctggctGTATGTGAACAGAATATTAGAGGacaaacagctgacagtttAGCGCCTTACTAAATGTCCACAATAAAAAGCTCATTTACACCATCATTCATCTGTTTCTAATCTTTTCACATGtttcttatttgctgtttttgtctttttaccaagtaaagttgatcatttgtatgtttgtgttactCAGGCAGAAATAAATGGAACTGCTGTATCACCTGTTAtgtccaataaaaaaaggatgataaataaaataagaccATGTTTCTATTTGGGTAAAGTTAATTAACAAGTATGCATGTGTGATAGGTGGTTTACTGATGTGGACTTCCTAAGTGTCTGTGGCCACATTGGACATGCTCTCACTGGTTTCTTTACTCTGGTACAAAAATCAGCAACACACAGTCAACAGTCAAAATGCTGACTCctgcaaaaacataaaaacattaaaaaaaattaaactgaaagATGAATTGCAGCATCGCTCATGTGTTCCCTCTCCAGCTTGAAAGAGTTTTTCTTTGCTGAGGAACCTGCAGTACCGCTATTCATCCACCAGGTGGCTTTACAACTGTATAGCATATGGATTTTGTAGAGATTCATAATAGAGGTTATTTCTGTTTCACATATAAAAAGGAAGGGATTTTAGGAACAAATCAATGAAAACAGATTTCCTAATAAATACCAGATTATTTAATAGATTGTAGTATCAAtaattttattcatgtatttatttatttcagaatACTGGTGCAGTAGATGGTGGTACACACATTAAATTGGTGTTGCAATCCGCCaaaatgagagaagaagaaggagcgaAGTCATGGCTGCGAGCTATAgttcaaaaatataaaagaagagTTATTATAATTACCATTTTTAAAGACGAATCAAAACTTTCAAGTAATGGACATGTAGGTGTAGGTACATATATTCCAGAGTTTGAGAAATTAATTGTTAAGAGAATTTCAAACCTTATCAACACAGCAGAACTGACAGCAATAATAATCAGTCTTCAGTGGGAAGAGCAGGTTAAACCTATTAAAGCAGTGATATGTTCAGACTCTGCAGCTgcaataaaagtataaaatcaGGACGAACTGTATGATCTTTTCATGGAGATTAATATGAGCTTATTGAATCTACAACAGCAAGGAATAAATGTTCACCTCTGTTGGAATCCAGCTCATGATGGAATAAAGGTAAATGAGGTTGTAGATACACTTCTAAACATGTATTAAACCGTACTGATAATGGTGTTTTAGAGATTAGTTTGGGCAAATCAGAATCTCAATTAATTCAACAGGGAGAAGGATAAATCTGGAATAGTGACACTAAGGTTATTGATTATTTCAAAATGCTAAAGTGTCAGTGTCAGGAATCGAGTTGAGGTAAATGAAGGAATAAGATAAGTTGAATAATGTTGAACATGTTGACCTGGTAAATGCTTTTCATGATCATGTGACAAAAGAATACAGTGATTTTATAAAGATCTACACAGATGGTACTAAAAAAACCTGAGGcaggagcatagactgtatgggCAGGAGTGACAGGAGTTGGGGTGGCTGTTCCGGAAAAACACATTGAAATCAACAGAAGATGATTTAGCAGTTTACACAATGGAGATGGAAAGAAGGTGTTGATATGTTCAGATGCGTTTTCAATTCCAGAAATCTTAAAATCGTTTCATTCAAACACTCAAGATATATTATTGAGTTTCTGGTTCACACTCCAGAGCAGatggtggcggtaatgcaccaaAAGCTGGATGCCAACCACCGTTaaacaacaactacaacaaagagaagaagaagaagtcctGCTGTTTCACACTCCGACACCATAGGTGGCAGCATGGTGCGTCTCTAGCGCTGTTTTGTAACCCTGCAGACATCAGCAGGCCTAAACGCGCGTGTGGGACTGTTGACAACTTGTTTTCGGACACATTTCGTCCAGGTTTCGGATGAAATGTCGGTGTTTCACGACGAAGTGGAGATCGAGGACTTTGAGTTTGACGAAGACACGGAGACGTTTTACTTCCCGTGTCCCTGCGGAGACAGGTTCGCCATCACTAAGGTAAAGATCTGCTCACTGTCACCTGCTGGGGATTTATTCTTCATTTCTATTAATACATGAAAGGTTTGATGTGATGTTTAACTAAATCAGTCGAAGACATCAGGACGAGTTTGTTGTTTAACAGTAAATACTCTTCACACCGAACATCAGAGAAATATCTGCTCAGTTTAACTTCTACTCATCAGAGGTTTGTTTACAGACACCAGAAAACTGATTGGCTGACACTAATCACTGAGGGCTTCTGATTAATTCAGCAAAGATTGATCAATCACTTGTATTGATAGATGATAGGTTTTAAACTAAAGTTGTGTCACAGTGAGTTATCAGAGGACAGTCAGACGTGCACATAAAATACCTACATTTCTGAATGGAGTTTGGTTCTTTGGGTTTTATTAAAGCAGACAGGTGAAGTActctgcttcatcatgtttaaacACACATTGACTTCCACCAAACTTTAACACtcatgtcatttaaatgtattaagaaATGTTTGAAGAGCTTTACTGTTGGTGAATTCAGCTCATAGATCTCCCTCCATCATCTCTGTATAATAATAAGTatagttttttatatttagtggGTGATAATAAGTATTACTCTTTAATCATATAATTTCTATATTTGactatttgttgttgtttcatgttAAGACTCAGTGACTAAATGTGTAGAAGCCAGtaagtgaaagtgtgtgtttgtgtttgacaggaggagctggagaatGGAGAGGACGTGGCGACGTGTCCGAGCTGCTCGCTCATCGTTAAAGTCATCTACGATCAGGTTTGTGCACGGAGCTTAAAACCTGCTGTACCAACACACAGATTCACTTGTTTTCTGAAGTCTGGAGCAGAGTTTAAAACCCAACTTTACACTCAAGGTGTTAAACAAACCAAACTACATGTGACTTATTCCTGTGGTTTCTGTCGTCTAAACAGTCAAACTATTTACTAAGACGACTTCCAGAAAACGTTAAGACAAAACAAATTGAAACCTTTTTGAATGAAGTTTGGTTGTTTTTGACATCAAGACGTCTTGTTTTATTCATCTAATGTTGTAATGTCACTCATGACTCCGTctattaaaagcagaaatcagGAAAACTCATAGAACttgttgtgtgtgatgtgtgagtgTAAAACAGGTCAGAGCTGCTCACTATGTACTTGTGTCATGTTGTTTTTCGGTTCATGTTTCAGGACTTGTTCATGTCTGGAGAAATCATCGAGGCTCCGTCGTCATCGGAGAACAAACTGGAGCTGGCTCAGTCCTGACCCGCCTTCTCTGCAAAAccacaaactgctgctttaaaACTGATTATTTAGCACAGAGACGCttgtttaaagctacagaggaGAAACAAGACAAACATCACTGTTTTATTTAGTAGATTTCTCACTTTTATTGTGATGACGTCAGAGAGAGGAAACTCTGACAGCTGATTAAAATTCTCTTCTTGTCAAACTtcaatttaaaacacatctgaaaaGGCTGCGTTCAGGAGCAGCTGGGAAACATCAGAGTCGTCAGTAtctgaatatttattttcctccattgatgaaaagttttcacattttcaggAAACAAACAAACGTCTGTCTGAGTAACAAATGAAAGCTGCTTTCTGTCtgttaaaatgttgcttttgtgttttctgagaaaacaaaatgtgtaaaaatgtctgATATTAAAATTATATTCTATCAACGTTTGATATTTATgctcattttaataatattcagttttaaaatcatcacatttatgaatcatttcagttttattcacTTATCTTCATATTGTGTGATGCAGCTGTAGTTTCCTTCAGAggtcaaattaaataaataattgtattaaaaaataaaatgtataaaacagcacagacaaacaaaatgatgaaatattgattttaaaaaccTCAAGCAGTTTAACACTCAGCAGCTCTGCTCctgtccaccaggtggcgcCATGTGAGCAGAAACAACAGCTGGATGATGAAACAGCAGATTTTGTGGCtgtttgaaggtttttttttatctttaatttaacatcatttcataaatacagtaaaatctACAGTTACTgcaggacacaaacacaccgaCTGTCTAATCATTGGTTAAGCAGCTTGACTGTCTTTGCTTttcatttatcaaacatttaaataaagttcagAGGAAAAAAGACGAAGGCAGTTTCTGATCGGATCGATTTGCTTCATCGACTCCTGGATGAGTTCTGACCTCAGATCAGCGTCTCATGTTAAATGTTGCTCATGAATctataaaacacacacctgctttGTGACACACATTagtactaaaataaaataatgcagtAAAAGTGTAAAGAAGCCAGTGTTCATTTACGGCATGCAGTTCATCTTCTCACCGCCAGATGGCGCCAAACTCCAATCAATAaagaacaaaacacatttaatacagtaacagtgctgatcaataatcaataagtGCTCCTCTTTGAAAGTGTTTGTATTATTAGAAGTAATAGATGGAGCcgttcataaaaaaaacaacactttgaaATGACGTCAGGTGTTTTAATTTATCTCCATGGAAACACTGAGGAGGGGCAGATCCCACCCGGATGTTTGTGTAAGTTTAGTTTCGTTTTCAGAGTGGCGCAGACACATCTCTACATCCTGCTGAAGGTaatgaagtcatttttaaatgttctacttctggctgtttagtttatttacacTAGAATCTGTTCACAACTGCTTATTAATCTGATCTCCAGCGCTAGTTAACGGAGTCATCCTCAATACAGAACTGTATGAACTGTATTCATTGACTGACGGAGAGACAAACGCCATTTAAATGTCTCCACCATTTTGTGGTTTAGGAGGCGGATATGAGCAGCTTCTCTCCCCGCTGTCTGGTGCACTAAATGCGGCTCCGCTCGGCCGGACAGCCGCTGGAGGTCTACAGCTGAATATAGAGCTGTTACTATAGATAACAGGGgagacatgacatgacatgattaATTTCAATTATAACCTCTCTCTACCTGACCTTGCATGTACATTTGcacaactgtgtgtttgtgtgtgtagattttACAGCAAACATACAAATGTTCAGGTAAGAAAGTAGTTGGTTGTACCAagtctatattttattttgaagttttgaaTTATGTAACTTGTATTATATGTGTTGGAGCAGGTTCTTCTGGGTAAAATATGAGGCATTTTATCTGTGCTCATTTCAAACCACTATGTTGCTACAGCTATTTAAACAGTGGCTGACAGATGGGGATCAATGCAACACCTCTTAAGGAAGTGTTACTTACAACATGCAGAGAATGTACCAGAGGTTGTGTTACCACATATCCTGGTAGTGGGGATGGTTGCAATACCTTTTAAGGAAGTGTTACTTACAACCATCCCCAGAATAGATGTTTATTTATCTTACTACATACCCAGACAATGGAGAGGAAGACAAACAGGCGTGTGTCTGTATGTACTTAAGGCTGCatcagaaggaagaaggaaagtcaGTGAAGTCAATAACCAAAGACTACTCGCTGAGCAGGTACTGCAAGAAATGGTTCAAGAACGCTGCCAGTGTGTACAGTGCAATAATAAACTAAGTAATAATTAAGTGTGATAGTGTGGGCGAGGTCTTCAGTGCACAGCAAGAGGAGATATTGACTGATTACTTGATTGAGGCAGCACACTTGTAATATGGACCCACTCCACATACATGTACTTccttgacatttttttttttttgacatttcagagACTGACGTTATGCAGAAATGAgtgaagcaaaaaaaaggaagcttCCAGACTACTATAAAAGGTACGTCAAACATCACTGCTGATCTAGCTTGAGTAGGAACATATGATGATGCCATTTGTATCTTTTGTGATATGTTCATGAGGTAAACAAATTAATATTATAGCACTGGGTTTCATGAAGGCCCCgatgaaggccacaagctgAAACATGGTCTAATGAAGCTGTTCTATATACAACAAGTGCTGCTGGAGATTTTAGACTATTTCCCCTCTCTGTGTACCTTGGAGTAGGTGTAATTGTGTCTGAAACATCTGTTTACTGATTTAAAAGTACCAAACTGAATGGCCAAGATagttttaatttactttacaTATTTTCAATCATCATGTCATGTCATCAGTGTTTCTGCTTAATATTAACAGTCTCCTTTTCCTTTGTCGGTTATCCTGATTTAAATGTACAGTTGAGGAGAACAGTGAAGGTGATGAGAGAGGAGTAGAGCAGCTCAGAGCTTTAGTGTTCAGAGCAGTGGCTTGTCTCACCTtgatatatttcatttacagtttgTCAAATGATGTCAGTCACATTTCATagtatatgcacacacacacacacacacacacacacacacacacacacacacacatacacacatgcacccatGGCCACCTTGAAACCTCAGAGCCCTCCTACATATCAAATCCTTATTTAACCCCtgaggaacatgacagccagaccaaagctcagaggtgacatgaggatctctaactgtccatcactgttctccaccatcattattcacactcaaagctctgtgtgtgttgtgttgaagcgTAAAAAAGCAACGCAGATCAGGCTCTACTGGACCTaaacctggacctgaacctgaaaatggacctgaacctggacctgagcctggacctggacctggacctggacctggacctggacctggacctggacctggacctggacctgaacctggacctgaGCCTGGACCTggatccagctgtgtgtccatcaAGAGTGACCGGTCAAAGAAGGATGTTATTAATTTTAACCAAAGTCCATCATCTGGTCTAAAGTAAGTTGTTCTCAGTATTAAAATCAGGATGATATgagttaaaatgtaaatcaggATAAATAGTTGTCACTTGAATTGATTGAgattttgatcatttattgatatttctgatataattaataattaagaCACAGAACTCAGAACTTTGGTCTTTTTTCTTGAAGTTCTGCAAAGAAACGTTTGACACACTTCCCTCAGAGAGTCTTTGGTTGTGAATTTCCTTTGAGATGATTTTGTTCTCATGTTGTTGTCGGTGGGTGTAGAGGACTGCTTGTCCCCAGCGTCAGCACCGCAGCTGCAGTTTGAAGCTTTCATTATGTATATCATAAGTTTCATATGTATCACCAATTAGTGAATCAAGGAAGCTGCTAAAAATGTGCCTCTTCACAACCAGTCTGATACAACCACACACTGGCTCTAGCTGCCTTGCTGGACTGGAAGGATTTTCAAAAGAAACGCCTGCAGAAAATGGAGAATTATCCATAATTGTACAGAGTGTATTTGATAAAAAGCATtccaaatattttacttttgttcATTTGGCAGATGCTTTTGTCCAAAGCTAAATCAAAATGAGGTGCAGTCCAAGACAGTAGATCAAGCAGAAGCCTTAGACAATAAGAACTCAGCACTCATTTACCACCAGCTGAGATTTAAGGAGTTCATGTCTCTGAGTGTCAGCTTCACCCCTCCAGGTTCTGCATACTGCACTGAATACAGCTCTACTCATACAGTTAATCATGTTTAAGTTTAACAGTGAATTCATATGAAACTACCTGGATACTACTGTGTTGTGTACAGTAGATTTAGtgtcagtgtgttctgggtgcTGAGCAGAATGTACCTTGTGTTTCTATCAGGAGGAAGCTGGAccaacctgaacccagctgtgtgtctatgaagagcAATCACTCTAAGGATCAtccttttaactttaaagatgGACGCCACTGTGATGATCACAGGTGAGGATTTCAATctgataaaaacaaaatgatgtgtTTTCGTCAGACTTTTATCAAGTCTCCTGTTTTTAAACCTTTACTCACACCAGATTAAGACTTCTTTGTCTCCGTGGGCAACAGGCACTCTAgtgcccccccgcccccacccccacaccacAGCACTCACTATTCACTATTAAGTATCTGTCATTTATGtggttgttttctgttttatttctacaaatacttttttttcctactaTTCCGCATCAGTTTTAAATGCGctgaatatgaataaaaagtgaAGCTTCCTCTCATATTCAGTCAGTGTGAGTCAGTGAATGTAAACCCTCCTCCATCCATCATGTATGCCTAACTTCCTCTTATAACCAAAAACAGGAGGAAAGTGCATCAGCCATAATGTTACCTTTCCCTTCTTGTGCATCATGTGTGCTgctcttcacttcactgcagcTTCATGGCGACATCTAGTGGACTGATAGAAGTACAGCAGCTGATGGCAGCTTTCTCAGCCTCACACTGATGTctggctgcattcacactgataTACGTATAACAGAATGTATCTTGTGTTTCTATCAGGAAACTGATGAAACTGAGGAAGCTGGAccaacctgaacccagctgtgtgtctatgaagagtgatcaGTCGAAGGATCATCCTTTTAACTTCAAAGATGGACGCCACTGTGATGATCACAGGTGAGGATTTCAATctgataaaaacaaaatgatgtattttcgTCAGACTTTTATCAAGTCTCCTGTTTTTAAACCTTTACTAGCTCAGATAAACTTCTCTGAGCAgcgttcacactcacacagtacagtacaaccAGTATGGTAAAACCACACACTGGCTGTAGCTGCCTTCAAGTAGTGtgcagtgagggagggagagcttCATGAAGGGTTGGTTGGAGCTAGACATGCTGGGATGGTGTGAGGTTGATGTGCTGCAGTAAgcatattgtctttttttctattgatAGTGTTTTTTCCTCAGCCAGATTTCATGGTGTCCAGTTAACAGagactataactataactatcaTCTATTATATTGCTATTATATCCACCAATGGTGCCAGATGAATCATTGTTGGGACTAAACCAAAGTGACTCTGAGCTGAAAGCTACAAACAGACTGAGCTGTTGATTCTCAGTGGGATCAGCAGGACTAGTAAAGCTTCACCACTACAGGGAGTCATCTGATTCTGTACCAGTCCTGGTGTCTCTGTTCACATCCAAATATCACTTGATGGACCTTTAGCTTGTgcttgtctctgtgtggacagacataatgtgagctcattcttcatgattcctccacagagtggaccaggagagctcagaggttcccactggtcagtctgcccagca
The sequence above is drawn from the Scomber japonicus isolate fScoJap1 chromosome 24, fScoJap1.pri, whole genome shotgun sequence genome and encodes:
- the dph3 gene encoding DPH3 homolog, producing the protein MSVFHDEVEIEDFEFDEDTETFYFPCPCGDRFAITKEELENGEDVATCPSCSLIVKVIYDQDLFMSGEIIEAPSSSENKLELAQS